The Candidatus Latescibacter sp. genome window below encodes:
- a CDS encoding GxxExxY protein: protein MEINELTKCVIGCAYKVHKELGAGFLEKVYENALKIELEESGVDVVQQYPVAVNYRGRMIGDFYADLLVEGKVIIELKAVQKLAKEHEVQLVNYLAATGIDNGLLINFGSSVEIKRKFRKYTEQDLHDNNKSC, encoded by the coding sequence TTGGAAATCAATGAATTGACAAAGTGCGTCATCGGGTGCGCGTACAAGGTTCATAAAGAACTTGGCGCAGGTTTTCTTGAGAAGGTATATGAAAACGCCTTGAAAATAGAACTCGAGGAGTCCGGGGTCGATGTTGTTCAACAGTATCCAGTTGCCGTGAACTACCGAGGACGTATGATTGGCGACTTCTATGCCGATCTCTTGGTGGAAGGGAAAGTGATAATTGAATTGAAAGCTGTTCAGAAACTTGCGAAAGAACATGAAGTTCAACTGGTAAACTATCTCGCTGCCACAGGTATAGATAACGGTCTTCTCATTAACTTTGGTTCTTCTGTTGAAATAAAACGGAAGTTTAGAAAATATACTGAACAAGATTTACATGACAATAATAAATCCTGTTAA
- a CDS encoding 2-oxoacid:acceptor oxidoreductase subunit alpha: MKNERVLTGRHFMQGNIACAEGALAAGCSFMAGYPITPATEIAERLAVRLPSLRGDDGVFIQMEDEISSLAAVIGASWMGKKAMTATSGPGLSLMMEHIGFAIGTETPCVIVDVQRGGPTTGIPSVELQGDMVQARRGSHGEYQIIAVAPSSPQEMFDHTILAFNLAELYRTPVLVMADAFVGHMHERVDIPEPETIDISNRIIPEPGFDAEKDQGFLSVDVAPMPVFGRGFKSHVTSSCHTETGQRNVTDAYALDNFIRKLSGKIEKHRDKIVRVEDRTEGADIVIFAYGSIHRVALEAAEKARSEGLNVGTFRPVTVWPFPDREIAEFSQRVKAILVLENNLGQLLPYVQAAASCPVHFLEPEILGTLHDVDRVTKKLKEAAK; encoded by the coding sequence TTGAAAAATGAGCGTGTTCTGACCGGAAGGCATTTCATGCAGGGCAACATCGCCTGCGCGGAGGGTGCGCTGGCAGCGGGCTGCAGTTTCATGGCAGGCTATCCCATCACTCCCGCCACCGAAATCGCCGAAAGGCTTGCAGTCCGTCTTCCCTCCCTTCGCGGGGATGACGGTGTATTTATCCAGATGGAGGACGAGATCAGCTCCCTTGCCGCGGTTATCGGCGCCTCCTGGATGGGGAAAAAGGCCATGACTGCAACAAGCGGGCCGGGGCTTTCGCTTATGATGGAGCACATCGGATTCGCGATCGGCACCGAAACCCCGTGTGTCATTGTGGATGTCCAGCGGGGCGGGCCGACCACCGGCATCCCATCGGTCGAGCTTCAGGGCGACATGGTGCAGGCGCGGCGCGGCTCTCACGGCGAGTATCAGATCATCGCGGTGGCGCCTTCCTCCCCGCAGGAAATGTTCGACCATACCATCCTCGCTTTCAACCTGGCAGAGCTGTACCGTACCCCGGTGCTGGTCATGGCCGATGCGTTTGTTGGCCATATGCACGAGCGGGTCGACATTCCGGAACCGGAAACAATAGATATATCCAACAGAATCATTCCCGAACCGGGGTTCGATGCCGAGAAGGATCAGGGATTTCTCTCCGTGGATGTAGCGCCCATGCCGGTTTTCGGCCGCGGGTTCAAAAGCCATGTAACCTCATCATGCCATACCGAGACCGGTCAGAGGAATGTCACCGACGCCTACGCCCTCGATAATTTCATCCGCAAGCTTTCCGGGAAAATCGAGAAACACCGGGATAAAATCGTGCGTGTGGAAGACCGAACCGAGGGCGCAGATATCGTAATTTTCGCTTACGGCAGCATTCATCGTGTGGCGCTCGAAGCCGCAGAAAAAGCGCGCTCCGAGGGTTTGAACGTGGGTACATTCCGCCCGGTGACCGTGTGGCCCTTCCCGGACAGGGAGATAGCCGAATTCTCACAGCGGGTGAAAGCCATCCTCGTCCTCGAAAACAATCTCGGACAGCTTCTCCCCTATGTGCAGGCGGCGGCGTCCTGCCCGGTTCATTTCCTCGAACCGGAAATTCTCGGCACCCTTCATGATGTGGACAGGGTGACAAAGAAGCTGAAGGAGGCGGCGAAATGA
- a CDS encoding thiamine pyrophosphate-dependent enzyme produces the protein MSSTHPLFEYIRPSALKTANCPGCGNGILAQAILRAIDEEGISMDDFVFVSGIGCAAWIPSPFFHGDTLHTTHGRPIAFATGLKLAAPDRRVMVISGDGDLLAIGGNHFIHAARRNIDMVVICVNNGIYGMTGGQVAPTTPLGLKTVTSPYGNVENEFDIAGLAIAAGATYAARWTVYQTLQITKAVRKALNHKGFSLLEILSHCPVHYGKKAGMNSVKMFDGFKERSVTVAKAAGMTPEEKAGKIIVGELLDIEKPVLDVELARQREELRKGAADGQN, from the coding sequence ATGAGTTCAACGCACCCTCTTTTCGAATATATACGCCCCTCGGCTTTGAAAACGGCCAACTGCCCCGGCTGTGGCAACGGTATTCTCGCCCAGGCCATCCTCCGCGCTATAGATGAAGAGGGGATCAGCATGGACGATTTCGTATTCGTATCCGGCATCGGGTGCGCCGCCTGGATTCCCAGCCCGTTCTTCCACGGAGATACGCTGCACACCACACACGGCCGTCCCATAGCTTTTGCAACAGGTTTGAAACTCGCTGCCCCGGACCGCCGGGTCATGGTAATATCCGGCGACGGCGACCTTTTGGCGATTGGCGGGAATCATTTCATCCATGCCGCCCGCCGTAACATAGACATGGTGGTCATCTGTGTGAACAACGGCATCTACGGGATGACCGGCGGACAGGTGGCGCCCACCACTCCGCTTGGCCTTAAAACGGTTACCTCCCCCTACGGGAATGTGGAGAACGAGTTCGATATTGCCGGGCTGGCAATAGCGGCGGGAGCGACGTATGCGGCCCGCTGGACGGTGTACCAGACCCTGCAAATTACGAAAGCCGTCCGAAAGGCGCTCAACCACAAGGGATTTTCCCTTCTCGAGATCCTCAGCCACTGCCCGGTGCATTACGGCAAGAAAGCGGGAATGAATTCGGTGAAGATGTTCGATGGCTTCAAGGAGCGTTCGGTTACGGTGGCTAAAGCCGCCGGAATGACCCCGGAGGAAAAGGCCGGAAAAATCATTGTGGGCGAGCTGCTCGACATCGAGAAACCTGTCCTCGATGTGGAGCTTGCCCGCCAGCGTGAAGAGCTGCGGAAAGGAGCCGCCGATGGCCAGAACTGA
- a CDS encoding 2-oxoacid:acceptor oxidoreductase family protein, translating into MARTEIRFAGFGGQGVVLAGVLLGEAAVIHDGKYAIQTQTYGAAARGGAARSDVIISEDRIIYPQVTAPDIMVAFTLEAMNKYKSEMKEGALLIVDSSLFTPPDGLPFRVYRCPATGIAMNELGKGIVANMVMLGFLTALTGIVSEDAMTEAIRANVPKGTEELNLKAFRRGMELGKEAK; encoded by the coding sequence ATGGCCAGAACTGAGATTCGTTTCGCCGGATTCGGCGGCCAGGGAGTGGTGCTGGCCGGGGTGCTTCTCGGCGAGGCTGCGGTGATCCACGACGGCAAGTATGCCATCCAGACCCAGACCTACGGCGCCGCGGCGCGCGGCGGTGCAGCCCGCTCCGATGTGATTATCAGCGAGGACCGTATCATCTATCCCCAGGTGACCGCGCCGGACATCATGGTGGCGTTCACCCTCGAGGCGATGAATAAGTACAAGAGCGAGATGAAAGAGGGCGCTCTTCTCATTGTTGACAGTTCCCTGTTCACTCCGCCGGACGGGCTCCCGTTCCGTGTCTACCGTTGTCCGGCCACCGGAATTGCGATGAATGAACTGGGAAAAGGAATTGTCGCCAACATGGTTATGCTCGGATTTCTCACCGCCCTGACAGGGATAGTGAGCGAGGATGCGATGACAGAAGCCATCCGCGCCAATGTACCGAAAGGTACGGAGGAACTGAATCTGAAAGCTTTCCGGCGTGGAATGGAACTGGGTAAAGAAGCGAAGTAA
- a CDS encoding nucleotidyltransferase domain-containing protein, with protein MYTNRDFIEISKIIRSFIPRTKEIILFGSYAREQAKEESDADIAVIVEKKFDRKEKLLALGKAWNALARRGYHVDIVIKTVDEFDMDKDIPVTLSHTIYHEGKCLWKANASLKSSVNG; from the coding sequence ATGTATACCAATCGTGATTTTATAGAAATTTCCAAAATCATTCGATCTTTCATTCCCAGAACGAAAGAAATCATTCTCTTCGGAAGCTATGCCCGCGAGCAGGCAAAGGAGGAAAGTGATGCCGATATCGCGGTCATTGTGGAAAAGAAATTCGACCGTAAGGAAAAACTCCTGGCTCTGGGGAAGGCATGGAACGCACTGGCAAGACGAGGATACCATGTGGATATTGTAATAAAAACAGTGGATGAATTCGATATGGACAAGGATATACCGGTTACTCTCTCCCATACAATATATCATGAAGGAAAATGCTTATGGAAAGCCAACGCCTCCTTGAAATCATCCGTCAATGGCTGA
- a CDS encoding HEPN domain-containing protein, protein MESQRLLEIIRQWLIKADHDLEIVEREMRFSDEPLTDILCFHCQQAVEKYLKTYLIFKLVKPSKTHDIAELIEECRKLDPDFEKLSDLSYMTEYAVQLRYPDDFYQPELAEMNKAFSDALKAKRFVLEKINVKMR, encoded by the coding sequence ATGGAAAGCCAACGCCTCCTTGAAATCATCCGTCAATGGCTGATCAAGGCGGATCATGATCTTGAAATTGTTGAACGGGAAATGAGGTTTTCCGATGAACCTCTTACAGATATTCTGTGTTTTCATTGCCAACAGGCTGTTGAGAAGTATCTGAAAACATACCTTATATTCAAACTCGTTAAACCTTCGAAAACACATGATATCGCCGAGCTCATCGAGGAATGCAGAAAGCTTGATCCAGACTTTGAGAAGCTCTCCGATTTATCGTATATGACCGAGTATGCTGTCCAGCTTCGATATCCTGACGACTTTTACCAGCCTGAACTTGCAGAGATGAATAAAGCGTTTTCTGATGCCCTTAAGGCAAAACGGTTTGTTCTAGAGAAAATCAATGTAAAGATGAGGTAG
- a CDS encoding succinate--CoA ligase subunit beta, which yields MKLYEHEAADIFAHLGIPVPDRMTAVSPEEARSAAEKIGCQVVVKAQVLAGGRGLAGGVKTASTPEEAQAAAESILGSRIRGLTVEKVLISQKIEIAKELYLGITVDGDKGQPIVVTSSEGGVSIEEIAKTSPSKIASRNVDINRGLLAFEARKLLGGAGFPARQIPAAADVLVKLYQVFRRYNALIAEINPLAVRPDGSVTAVDTKLEIDDSALYRMDNRLPGNIERTGNPLEKKGREIGVTYVELDGDIGLISSGAGLGMATMDIIGRKLRPANFLETGGGITEDLLYRIMELMMMKPGLRAIFINLYGGINPIHEGAKGIVRYIREHNLSIPIMAKALGNRQEETWEILRSGGVHVVTETATEKAVEKLFELVGSVKE from the coding sequence ATGAAACTCTACGAGCATGAAGCCGCCGATATCTTCGCTCATCTCGGCATTCCCGTTCCGGACCGGATGACCGCCGTCTCGCCGGAGGAGGCCCGATCCGCCGCAGAAAAGATCGGCTGCCAGGTGGTGGTCAAAGCGCAGGTGCTTGCCGGGGGCCGCGGCCTGGCTGGAGGGGTGAAAACCGCCTCCACACCGGAAGAAGCGCAGGCCGCTGCGGAATCCATCCTCGGCTCCCGCATCCGTGGACTGACAGTCGAAAAGGTCCTGATCAGCCAAAAGATCGAGATCGCAAAGGAGCTTTACCTGGGCATCACGGTGGACGGAGACAAAGGACAGCCGATCGTGGTGACGAGCAGCGAGGGCGGCGTGAGCATCGAAGAAATCGCAAAGACATCCCCCTCGAAAATCGCCTCCCGGAATGTGGACATCAACCGGGGGCTGCTCGCGTTCGAGGCGCGTAAACTCCTTGGCGGCGCAGGTTTCCCCGCCCGTCAGATACCTGCCGCCGCCGATGTGCTGGTGAAGCTCTACCAGGTGTTCCGGCGGTACAATGCCCTGATTGCGGAGATCAATCCTCTGGCGGTCCGCCCGGATGGTTCGGTCACAGCGGTGGACACCAAGCTGGAAATAGACGATTCCGCACTGTACCGCATGGACAACCGCCTTCCCGGCAACATCGAGCGCACCGGAAACCCGCTCGAGAAAAAAGGCCGCGAGATCGGAGTCACCTATGTGGAGCTGGACGGCGATATCGGCCTCATTTCATCCGGCGCCGGGCTGGGCATGGCCACCATGGACATCATCGGGCGGAAACTGCGCCCCGCCAACTTCCTGGAAACCGGCGGCGGCATCACCGAAGACCTGCTCTACCGCATCATGGAGCTGATGATGATGAAACCGGGCCTCCGCGCTATCTTTATCAATCTCTACGGCGGCATCAACCCCATCCATGAGGGGGCCAAAGGCATCGTCCGCTACATCCGTGAGCACAATCTCTCCATCCCCATCATGGCCAAAGCCCTGGGGAACCGTCAGGAGGAAACCTGGGAAATCCTGCGCTCCGGCGGCGTCCACGTTGTAACTGAGACGGCGACTGAGAAGGCGGTGGAGAAGCTGTTCGAACTTGTAGGGAGCGTAAAAGAATAG
- a CDS encoding AAA family ATPase, protein MSVLNHITLENFKSIKKLDLDLKPLNVFIGANGAGKSNFVGVFNFLNELVEGNLQTYTGTSGGANSILYFGIKRSDSLSFDLSLDDNTKGYRCVLKPTVHDSFIIDEELFWIIDEGGHKEHSMFLGNNNTESAIQKTLTDTQYVPFKEICPLLKSWKIYHFHDTTNSAAIKQTSDIENNRILLPDGGNLAAFLYMLSKKYPVHFDNIQDAIRMVAPFFDRFVLEPSQLNEDKIRLEWKHKGTSDYFNASSLSDGTLRFMCLATLLLQPALPSIILLDEPELGLHPYAVAVLAGLLRSASKNSQVIIATQSVTLVNQFEPEDIVVVERDKEQSIFRRLDKSNITEWLEDYGLGDLWEKNILGGRP, encoded by the coding sequence ATGAGCGTATTAAACCATATAACGTTAGAAAATTTCAAATCAATCAAAAAACTTGACCTTGATTTGAAACCGTTAAATGTCTTTATCGGAGCTAATGGAGCGGGCAAATCAAATTTCGTCGGGGTGTTCAATTTCCTTAACGAACTAGTCGAAGGCAATCTTCAAACATATACGGGTACGTCCGGAGGAGCTAACAGCATCCTTTATTTCGGCATCAAAAGGTCGGACTCCCTCTCTTTTGATCTCTCCCTGGATGATAACACGAAAGGGTATCGCTGTGTTTTGAAACCCACAGTACATGATTCTTTTATCATAGACGAAGAGTTATTCTGGATTATTGATGAAGGCGGGCATAAAGAACATTCAATGTTTTTAGGTAATAACAATACTGAGTCTGCCATTCAGAAAACGCTCACAGATACCCAGTACGTGCCTTTCAAAGAAATCTGCCCTCTCCTTAAAAGCTGGAAAATCTATCACTTCCACGACACCACCAACAGTGCCGCAATTAAACAAACCAGTGATATTGAAAACAACCGCATTCTTCTGCCAGACGGCGGCAATCTTGCGGCATTTCTGTACATGCTCTCGAAAAAATATCCGGTACATTTCGATAACATACAGGATGCCATTCGCATGGTTGCGCCTTTTTTTGACCGCTTTGTCCTTGAACCCTCTCAATTGAATGAAGACAAAATTCGGCTTGAGTGGAAACATAAAGGAACAAGCGATTATTTCAATGCTTCCTCACTCTCCGACGGCACTCTACGGTTCATGTGTCTTGCCACACTTCTTTTACAGCCAGCGCTGCCATCAATAATCCTGCTCGATGAACCCGAACTCGGCCTTCATCCTTATGCTGTCGCCGTTCTTGCAGGGCTCTTGCGGTCGGCTTCGAAGAATTCGCAGGTTATCATCGCCACGCAGTCGGTTACTCTGGTTAATCAATTCGAACCTGAAGATATTGTGGTGGTCGAGCGCGACAAAGAACAAAGCATATTCCGCCGTCTCGATAAATCGAATATTACCGAATGGCTTGAGGATTATGGCCTCGGCGACCTTTGGGAGAAAAATATTCTGGGAGGACGCCCCTGA